Proteins co-encoded in one Brassica rapa cultivar Chiifu-401-42 chromosome A02, CAAS_Brap_v3.01, whole genome shotgun sequence genomic window:
- the LOC103854243 gene encoding glycosyltransferase family 92 protein RCOM_0530710 — protein sequence MKNRRKLSGVCGTWRTFFWFVVLFVFSFVLFSTMFVFKGKFRPVVRTTISFSTAKAVLRRESVTLSPSVSIREAVKLPEQTLVFLKYPPSLRLYTKDDLICVFSGGGDSSKLRKEYPTAVDSDKFNGQIVRCPETPRGFNVSLAVSRWTADDHIPAGPTHQWDWLVYDAVIDHDNSTVVFVKGLNLRPGRVADVSRYECVYGWDFARHNRLIRSDVISAAQEIIRCRTPFTVLDGPKSAHGPVKVSVRIKGGTGMLPSIAQPGRIINPPRRKPFEMCVCTMTRNAAAVLREWVMYHAGIGVQRWFIYDNNSDDDIIAEIRDLESRGYNISRHFWPWIKTQEAGFSNCAIRARSDCDWVAFIDVDEFYYIPSGQSLTSIIRNHTVSDTIGEIRTPCHSFGPSGLRNRPRGGVTEGYTCRVILPERHKSILRPEAMNETLINVVHHFHLKDTFTFADVDKDVMVINHYKYQVWDVFKEKFYRRVATYVADWQNDENVGSRDRAPGLGTRPVEPPDWAERFCEVNDTGLRDHVCERFKDNKTQRLIWEREEDEDRLKKILTMVSETPSKATNRSVAGSSADIFISPRFKSAAALAGWDEEDLIIASFVVEDTPERSSSKRRRRSNLLSKTSPPSSGSRRRQRIKQSSNQFPVVDLDEVIRREEERSAEKKKRKNKETKAETKEEKKVEKDEKILPEEKNTTSVVLPCIDKLRDELSCAICLEICFEPSTTTCGHSFCKKCLRSAADKCGRKCPKCRQLIGNGKYCTVNTVLWNTIQLLFPKEVEAQRVAASANFLSKETPSPRDSNQRLRARNRETALQARLQREDISRLLVSEERSERRRRGGSVRLDQDSDAAFALRLQRQEFASAFGVTAAGATSSSSSSSSSDVSLSRARANLRAMASRASRRQ from the exons ATGAAAAATCGTAGGAAACTCAGTGGTGTTTGCGGTACGTGGAGGACGTTCTTCTGGTTCGTCGTTCTGTTTGTCTTCTCCTTCGTTCTCTTCTCCACCATGTTCGTCTTTAAAG GTAAGTTTCGCCCGGTGGTACGTACGACGATAAGCTTCTCAACGGCCAAAGCGGTTCTCCGCCGTGAGTCCGTAACGCTGTCTCCGTCGGTTTCGATTCGCGAAGCGGTGAAGTTACCTGAGCAGACGCTGGTTTTCCTTAAATACCCTCCGTCTCTTCGGTTATATACTAAAGACGATCTGATTTGCGTTTTCTCCGGCGGCGGCGACTCGTCGAAGCTACGGAAGGAGTATCCGACGGCAGTTGACAGCGACAAATTTAACGGTCAGATCGTACGGTGCCCTGAGACGCCACGTGGCTTCAACGTATCGCTTGCGGTGTCGAGATGGACGGCGGATGATCACATTCCCGCTGGGCCCACTCACCAATGGGATTGGCTTGTTTACGACGCCGTGATCGATCACGATAACTCCACGGTGGTTTTCGTCAAGGGTTTAAATCTACGGCCGGGGAGAGTTGCTGACGTGTCGAGATACGAGTGCGTGTACGGCTGGGATTTCGCGAGACATAATCGGTTAATAAGATCAGACGTGATCTCCGCGGCGCAGGAGATTATACGGTGCAGAACTCCGTTTACTGTATTAGATGGGCCCAAGTCAGCCCATGGGCCGGTTAAAGTCTCGGTTAGAATCAAAGGAGGAACCGGAATGCTTCCATCCATCGCTCAGCCGGGTCGGATCATTAACCCGCCGCGACGGAAACCGTTTGAGATGTGCGTTTGTACCATGACGCGAAACGCAGCCGCCGTTTTAAGAGAGTGGGTGATGTACCACGCCGGGATCGGCGTTCAGCGGTGGTTCATCTACGACAACAACAGCGACGACGATATCATCGCCGAGATCAGGGATCTCGAAAGCCGCGGCTACAACATCTCGAGACATTTCTGGCCGTGGATCAAAACTCAGGAAGCCGGATTCTCGAACTGCGCGATTCGTGCAAGGAGCGATTGCGATTGGGTCGCGTTCATCGACGTCGACGAGTTCTACTACATCCCTTCGGGCCAATCACTAACCAGCATCATCAGAAACCACACCGTCTCTGATACGATTGGCGAAATTCGAACGCCGTGCCACAGTTTTGGACCGTCCGGTTTGCGTAACCGGCCTCGCGGTGGAGTCACGGAGGGATACACTTGCCGTGTGATTTTACCGGAGAGACACAAAAGCATACTCCGGCCGGAGGCGATGAACGAGACTCTGATCAACGTAGTGCACCATTTTCACCTGAAAGATACGTTCACGTTTGCTGACGTGGATAAGGATGTTATGGTAATTAACCATTACAAATATCAGGTTTGGGATGTTTTTAAAGAGAAGTTTTATAGGAGAGTCGCGACTTACGTGGCGGATTGGCAAAACGATGAGAATGTCGGGTCGAGAGATCGAGCGCCCGGTTTAGGAACCCGACCGGTTGAGCCACCTGATTGGGCCGAGAGATTCTGTGAGGTTAATGATACTGGGCTTAGAGATCACGTATGTGAGAGGTTCAAAGACAATAAAACGCAGCGTTTGATATGGGAgagagaggaagatgaagataGACTTAAAAAG ATCTTGACAATGGTGAGTGAAACACCATCCAAAGCTACTAATCGATCCGTAGCTGGATCGAGCGCGGACATTTTCATCAGCCCGAGATTCAAATCGGCGGCGGCTCTGGCGGGTTGGGACGAAGAGGATCTGATAATCGCTAGCTTCGTGGTGGAAGACACCCCTGAAAGAAGTTCATCTAAGCGAAGGAGACGATCTAATCTTCTCTCTAAAACAAGCCCACCTTCTTCAGGTTCAAGAAG GAGGCAAAGGATTAAACAGAGTTCTAATCAGTTTCCTGTTGTTGATCTTGATGAAGTAATTAGACGCGAAG AGGAAAGATCtgcagagaagaagaagagaaagaacaaGGAGACAAAagcagaaacaaaagaagagaagaaggtagAGAAGGATGAGAAGATCTTGCCGGAGGAGAAGAACACAACTTCTGTTGTGCTTCCTTGCATTGATAAGCTTCGAGACGAGTTGTCTTGTGCA ATTTGTCTTGAGATTTGCTTTGAACCAAGTACTACAACTTGTGGACACAG CTTTTGCAAGAAGTGTTTACGGTCAGCAGCAGATAAGTGTGGAAGGAAATGCCCTAAATGCAGGCAACTAATAGG AAATGGAAAATATTGCACGGTGAATACGGTTCTTTGGAACACAATCCAGCTTCTGTTCCCTAAAGAAGTCGAAGCGCAGAGAGTTGCTGCTTCTGCTAACTTCCTAAGCAAGGAAACGCCGAGCCCTAGAGACTCTAACCAGAGGCTAAGAGCCAGGAACAGAGAAACTGCGCTTCAAGCTAGGTTGCAGAGAGAGGATATCTCGAGGTTACTTGTGTCTGAAGAGAGAAgcgagaggaggaggagaggggGGAGTGTGAGGTTGGATCAAGATAGTGATGCAGCGTTCGCGTTGCGGTTACAGCGGCAGGAATTTGCGTCTGCGTTTGGCGTTACGGCGGCTGGGGcaacttcctcttcttcttcttcttcgtcgtcggATGTTTCTCTGTCGAGAGCAAGAGCTAACCTACGAGCTATGGCATCAAGAGCTTCTCGTAGGCAATGA